The Comamonas sp. GB3 AK4-5 genome includes a region encoding these proteins:
- the mltB gene encoding lytic murein transglycosylase B — protein MNRLLSVALVCIAASTLPACAQSPKPSQPNKNRSQAPASPHYGQRADALRWADALAQQQGLDAGWLRQQLTQAKQLEQVRRLMTPSTAPKKATARSWANYRSRFIDPVRIRAGLRFWQENAAALERAQQTYGVPPEIIVGIIGVETVYGRNMGSFRVLDALATLAFDYPPSHPRVAERAAYFQGELAQFLTTAWSSKQDPTQTLGSYAGAMGLGQFMPSSLARFGVDFDGDGKVDLNHSTTDAIGSVANYFRGHGWVPDMPVQYGVTFKPEGADMATLLGPDIKPTFTAEQLLQLGAVPLDGGMQHQGPLALVELLNGADAPSYVIGTQNFYAITRYNQSSYYAMAVYELGQEVAAALRDAQATESAEPAPTTQTTSPRNAQ, from the coding sequence ATGAACCGTCTGCTCTCTGTTGCTCTCGTTTGCATAGCTGCCAGCACGCTCCCCGCTTGCGCGCAAAGCCCCAAACCCTCTCAACCCAACAAAAACCGCAGCCAGGCTCCGGCCAGCCCCCACTACGGCCAGCGCGCCGATGCCCTGCGCTGGGCCGACGCATTGGCCCAGCAGCAAGGGCTGGACGCGGGCTGGCTGCGCCAGCAGCTGACCCAGGCCAAGCAGCTGGAGCAGGTGCGCCGCTTGATGACGCCCAGCACCGCCCCCAAAAAGGCCACGGCCCGCAGCTGGGCCAACTACCGCAGCCGCTTCATTGACCCAGTGCGCATACGCGCCGGCCTGCGCTTTTGGCAGGAGAACGCCGCAGCGCTGGAGCGCGCCCAGCAAACCTATGGCGTGCCACCGGAAATCATCGTCGGCATCATCGGCGTGGAAACCGTCTACGGCCGCAATATGGGGAGCTTTCGCGTACTCGATGCGCTGGCCACGCTGGCGTTTGACTACCCACCCAGCCACCCGCGCGTGGCCGAGCGGGCGGCCTATTTCCAGGGCGAGCTGGCCCAGTTTCTGACCACGGCCTGGAGCAGCAAGCAAGACCCGACACAAACGCTGGGCAGCTATGCCGGCGCCATGGGCCTGGGCCAATTCATGCCCAGCAGCCTGGCCCGCTTTGGCGTGGACTTTGACGGCGACGGCAAGGTCGACCTCAACCACAGCACCACCGACGCCATAGGCTCGGTGGCCAACTACTTTCGAGGCCACGGCTGGGTGCCTGATATGCCGGTGCAATACGGCGTGACCTTCAAGCCCGAGGGCGCCGACATGGCCACGCTGCTGGGCCCGGACATCAAGCCCACGTTCACCGCAGAGCAACTGCTGCAGCTGGGCGCCGTGCCCCTGGATGGCGGCATGCAACACCAGGGCCCGCTGGCCTTGGTGGAACTGCTCAATGGCGCCGATGCCCCCAGCTATGTGATCGGCACGCAGAACTTCTACGCCATCACCCGCTACAACCAATCCAGCTACTACGCCATGGCCGTCTACGAACTGGGCCAGGAAGTGGCCGCCGCCCTGCGCGATGCACAGGCCACAGAGTCAGCAGAGCCTGCCCCAACGACCCAGACCACATCGCCACGCAACGCCCAATAA
- a CDS encoding branched-chain amino acid ABC transporter substrate-binding protein — MNKFAVAVLKTRQTSPLRVQKTASPLRQLLLAALAAWGLAAAAATPGEPIKLALVESLSGPFANTGEGVFRNIVMATEEVNARGGVRLPAAAGGARPLVIQRYDSKGQNEEALSALRAAIDGGARIIMQGNSSATASALLDAINKHNQREPNKRVLFLNYSAVDPAFTNERCSFWHFRFDAHADMRMAALMQMVKADKALQRVYLIGQDYSFGQAVLGEARRQLAAQRPDVAVVGDELHPMGRVKDFAPYAAKIKQSGAQAVVTGNWGNDLTLLVKAVREAGFDGMFYTFYGNAMGAPAALGDAGVGKVVAVADWLPNSHGVASEQFYQRFRQRFPKPEDDYAHLRQQMMVQVLAQAMEKAGSTEAAAVARAMENMQVELAGRKAHMRAADHQFQQPLEVGVMERQGSAGVKFDVEGSGYGFRVVREISAKQAEMPTTCQMKRF, encoded by the coding sequence ATGAATAAATTTGCTGTGGCGGTGTTGAAAACCCGTCAAACGTCGCCATTGCGTGTGCAAAAGACGGCATCGCCGTTGCGCCAGCTGTTGCTGGCGGCGTTGGCAGCCTGGGGGCTGGCGGCTGCCGCAGCGACTCCGGGCGAGCCCATCAAGCTGGCGCTGGTGGAGAGCCTGTCCGGGCCTTTTGCCAATACGGGCGAAGGGGTGTTTCGCAACATCGTGATGGCCACCGAGGAGGTCAATGCCCGCGGTGGTGTGCGGCTGCCTGCAGCTGCCGGTGGCGCCCGCCCGCTGGTGATACAGCGCTATGACAGCAAGGGCCAGAACGAAGAGGCGCTGTCGGCCCTGCGTGCGGCCATTGACGGCGGTGCCCGCATCATCATGCAGGGCAATTCCTCGGCCACGGCCTCGGCGCTGCTGGATGCCATCAACAAGCACAACCAGCGCGAGCCGAACAAGCGCGTGCTGTTTCTGAACTATTCCGCAGTGGACCCGGCCTTCACCAACGAGCGCTGCAGCTTCTGGCATTTCCGCTTTGATGCCCATGCCGATATGCGCATGGCTGCGCTGATGCAGATGGTGAAGGCCGACAAGGCGCTTCAACGGGTCTACCTGATAGGCCAGGACTACAGCTTTGGCCAGGCCGTGCTGGGCGAGGCCCGGCGCCAACTGGCTGCGCAGCGCCCGGATGTGGCGGTGGTCGGCGATGAGCTGCACCCCATGGGTCGGGTCAAGGACTTTGCCCCCTATGCCGCAAAAATCAAGCAAAGCGGGGCCCAGGCGGTGGTCACCGGCAACTGGGGCAACGACCTGACGCTCCTGGTCAAGGCCGTGCGCGAAGCAGGCTTTGACGGCATGTTCTACACCTTCTACGGCAATGCCATGGGCGCGCCCGCCGCTTTAGGTGATGCCGGCGTGGGCAAGGTGGTGGCCGTGGCCGATTGGCTGCCCAACTCTCACGGCGTGGCCAGCGAGCAGTTCTACCAGCGTTTCCGTCAGCGCTTTCCCAAGCCTGAAGATGACTACGCCCATTTGCGCCAGCAAATGATGGTGCAGGTCCTGGCCCAGGCCATGGAAAAAGCCGGCAGCACCGAAGCCGCCGCCGTGGCCCGCGCCATGGAAAACATGCAGGTGGAACTGGCAGGCCGCAAGGCCCATATGCGGGCCGCCGACCACCAGTTTCAGCAGCCGCTGGAAGTGGGCGTGATGGAGCGCCAGGGCAGCGCCGGCGTGAAGTTTGATGTGGAGGGCTCGGGCTACGGCTTTCGTGTGGTGCGCGAGATATCGGCCAAGCAGGCCGAGATGCCAACCACTTGCCAGATGAAAAGGTTTTGA
- a CDS encoding Hsp20/alpha crystallin family protein — protein sequence MFFASPVIRRSAFAAPHQADLALQRFLQASQQAAAGSTGYSATTTEDATTLSVDVPGLAREQLQLRIEDAQVHLNSIEGAPRQVRRSWELPHAIDAAASSAKLENGVLTLVLTQRKPVDQSVSLNIQ from the coding sequence ATGTTCTTCGCATCGCCCGTGATTCGCCGTTCCGCTTTCGCAGCCCCCCACCAGGCCGACCTGGCCCTGCAGCGTTTCCTGCAAGCCTCGCAGCAAGCCGCAGCAGGCAGCACCGGCTACAGCGCCACCACCACCGAAGACGCCACCACCTTGAGCGTGGACGTGCCCGGCCTGGCCCGTGAGCAGCTGCAGCTGCGCATCGAAGACGCGCAAGTCCACCTCAACAGCATCGAAGGCGCCCCCCGCCAGGTGCGCCGCAGCTGGGAGCTGCCCCATGCCATCGATGCCGCTGCCAGCAGCGCCAAACTGGAAAACGGTGTGCTGACCCTGGTGCTGACCCAGCGCAAGCCCGTGGACCAGTCCGTGAGCCTGAATATTCAGTAA